Proteins found in one Streptococcus iniae genomic segment:
- the dhaM gene encoding dihydroxyacetone kinase phosphoryl donor subunit DhaM yields MSETGIIIVSHAKHLAQGLVDLISEVAKDVSITYVGSLEDGSIGTSFERVEAIVSENPKEDLLAFYDLGSARMNLEMVQDFSEKAITIVNVPFVEGTYTAAALIQAGLEKDAVLEQLKELEIKK; encoded by the coding sequence ATGTCAGAGACAGGAATTATTATTGTTTCACATGCAAAACACTTAGCTCAAGGCTTAGTTGATTTGATTTCAGAAGTCGCTAAAGACGTCTCTATCACTTATGTTGGTAGTTTAGAAGACGGAAGTATTGGAACAAGTTTTGAACGTGTTGAGGCTATTGTCTCAGAAAATCCTAAGGAAGATTTATTGGCCTTTTATGACCTTGGCTCTGCACGTATGAATCTTGAGATGGTTCAAGATTTTTCAGAAAAAGCCATCACGATTGTAAATGTCCCATTTGTAGAAGGGACCTATACTGCTGCTGCTTTAATACAGGCTGGACTTGAAAAAGACGCTGTTCTGGAGCAATTAAAAGAGTTAGAAATTAAAAAATAA
- a CDS encoding ABC transporter permease — protein MFSFWKRYKPFISAGIQELITYRVNFFLYRIGDVMGAFVAFYLWKAVFESSHQALIEGFTLADVTLYIIMSFVTNLLTKSDSSFMIGEEVKDGSIIMRLLRPVHFATSYLFMEIGFRWIVFLSVGLPFLVLIVIMKLFAGQSLFVLLMTLFSYLISLVLAFLINFYFNICFGFTAFVFKNLWGSNLLKNSLVAFMSGSLIPLVFFPKVIAAILGFLPFSSLIYTPVMIVIGKYQGSELLVALLTQVFWLLVMIALSQVIWKKVQSHITIQGG, from the coding sequence ATGTTTAGTTTTTGGAAACGTTACAAGCCTTTTATTAGTGCTGGCATTCAAGAATTAATAACTTATCGGGTTAACTTCTTTTTATATCGCATTGGTGATGTTATGGGGGCTTTTGTCGCTTTTTACCTTTGGAAAGCGGTCTTTGAATCTTCCCACCAAGCCCTGATTGAGGGCTTTACTTTAGCCGATGTGACTCTTTATATTATCATGAGTTTTGTGACCAATTTACTGACAAAATCAGATAGTTCTTTCATGATAGGAGAAGAAGTTAAAGATGGCTCTATTATCATGAGGCTTTTGCGTCCCGTTCACTTTGCGACTTCCTATCTTTTTATGGAGATTGGATTTAGGTGGATTGTCTTTTTGAGTGTTGGGCTACCATTTTTAGTACTTATTGTTATAATGAAACTTTTTGCTGGACAATCACTATTCGTGCTTCTTATGACACTCTTTTCTTATTTAATCAGTCTAGTCCTAGCATTTTTGATTAATTTTTACTTTAATATTTGTTTTGGTTTTACAGCATTTGTTTTTAAAAACCTTTGGGGGTCAAACTTATTGAAAAATTCTTTGGTAGCCTTTATGTCAGGCAGTTTGATTCCACTCGTTTTTTTCCCTAAAGTAATTGCAGCTATTTTAGGCTTTTTACCATTTTCATCTTTAATTTATACACCTGTCATGATAGTTATTGGAAAATATCAAGGTTCAGAACTGCTTGTGGCTTTACTTACTCAAGTTTTTTGGTTATTAGTAATGATAGCTTTATCTCAAGTAATTTGGAAAAAGGTGCAATCACACATTACTATTCAAGGAGGTTAA
- a CDS encoding IS3-like element IS981 family transposase (programmed frameshift) → MKKRYSKEFKETLIAFYHSGQSVTQLSKEYDVAPATIYKWIDLYSKSNESSVSKADFLELKRQLAKVKEERDNLKKSIDHIRREKEVSAADMAQTIQTLALNVRLSCQLLDVPESSYYERINRHPSKTQLRRQYLSLKISQLFNANRGIYGAPKIHHLLFKQGEKVGLKLVQKLMKQLQLKSVVIKKFKPGYSLSDHINRKNLIQTEPTKKNKVWSTDITYIPTQQGWAYLSTIMDRYTKKVIAWDLGKRMTVELVQRTLNKAIKSQDYPEAVILHSDQGSQYTSLEYEELLKYYGMTHSFSRRGYPYHNASLESWHGHLKREWVYQFKYKNFEEAYQSIFWYIEAFYNSKRIHQSLGYLTPNQFEKVSA, encoded by the exons ATGAAAAAACGCTACTCAAAAGAATTTAAAGAAACCCTTATCGCCTTCTATCATTCTGGTCAATCCGTCACCCAGCTGTCTAAAGAATACGACGTGGCCCCTGCAACAATTTATAAATGGATAGACCTCTACTCTAAATCTAATGAAAGCTCCGTCTCTAAAGCTGATTTTCTAGAATTAAAAAGACAACTGGCTAAAGTTAAGGAAGAACGAGACA ATCTTAAAAAAAGTATTGACCATATTCGCCGAGAAAAAGAAGTGAGTGCTGCGGATATGGCTCAAACCATACAAACTTTAGCACTCAATGTCAGACTAAGCTGTCAACTCCTTGATGTTCCTGAATCAAGTTATTATGAACGGATTAACCGACATCCATCTAAAACTCAATTAAGGAGACAATACCTGTCACTCAAAATTTCTCAACTCTTCAATGCTAACCGAGGAATCTATGGTGCTCCTAAAATTCATCATCTTCTATTTAAACAAGGGGAAAAAGTCGGGTTAAAACTGGTACAGAAGCTAATGAAGCAACTTCAACTCAAGTCTGTAGTCATTAAGAAATTTAAGCCTGGATACTCACTAAGTGATCACATCAATCGAAAAAATCTCATACAGACTGAACCTACAAAGAAAAATAAGGTTTGGTCAACCGACATTACTTATATTCCTACTCAACAAGGATGGGCTTATCTCTCAACCATTATGGATCGTTATACTAAAAAAGTCATTGCTTGGGATTTGGGCAAGCGAATGACTGTAGAATTAGTGCAAAGAACTTTAAATAAGGCCATTAAATCACAAGACTATCCAGAAGCTGTTATTCTTCATTCTGACCAAGGAAGCCAGTATACGAGTCTAGAGTATGAAGAGTTGCTTAAGTATTATGGGATGACTCACTCTTTCAGTCGAAGGGGATACCCTTATCATAATGCCAGTCTTGAATCTTGGCATGGACATTTAAAAAGAGAGTGGGTGTATCAATTTAAATATAAGAACTTTGAAGAAGCCTATCAGAGTATTTTCTGGTACATCGAAGCCTTTTATAATTCAAAACGAATCCATCAAAGTTTAGGGTATCTTACACCTAATCAATTTGAAAAGGTAAGTGCTTAA
- the dhaS gene encoding dihydroxyacetone kinase transcriptional activator DhaS produces the protein MAKSLITKKRIAKAFKKQLEVKPFDKISVVDIMDYAQIRRQTFYNHFLDKYELLDWIFETELQEQVTNNLNYISGFQLLDELVFYFSQNRSFYAQLFDIKGQNDFYSYFGDYCNILMEKIISEYEEKMTISIDSHYRTFLKSYHAKALADIIKSFVTINDYQPQMSYIKTIILTSIRSNEE, from the coding sequence ATGGCAAAATCATTAATCACTAAAAAAAGAATTGCCAAGGCCTTCAAAAAACAATTAGAAGTCAAGCCTTTTGATAAAATATCTGTGGTTGATATAATGGACTATGCCCAAATTAGAAGACAGACTTTCTACAACCACTTCCTGGACAAATATGAATTATTAGACTGGATTTTTGAAACCGAATTGCAAGAACAGGTCACCAATAACCTCAACTACATTTCAGGTTTTCAACTCTTAGATGAATTAGTCTTTTATTTCAGCCAAAACCGCTCCTTTTATGCACAATTATTTGATATCAAAGGCCAAAATGATTTTTATTCCTATTTTGGTGATTACTGCAACATTTTAATGGAGAAAATCATTTCTGAATATGAAGAAAAAATGACTATTAGCATTGATAGTCATTACCGGACATTTTTAAAAAGCTATCATGCCAAAGCATTGGCTGATATCATTAAATCTTTTGTTACTATTAACGATTATCAGCCTCAAATGTCCTATATTAAAACGATTATTTTAACAAGTATTAGAAGCAACGAGGAATAA
- a CDS encoding IS3 family transposase (programmed frameshift) yields MSRKIRRHFTDDFKQQIVDLHHAGMKRSELIKEYELTPSTFDKWVRQAKTTGSFKTIDNLTDEQRELIELRKRNKELEMQLDILKQAAVIMAPKREVITANKDKYSISAMCRWLNIPRSSYYYKTVKPVSEAELEENIKAIFLESKARYGARKIKKCLENEGIQRSRRRIRRIMHRLNLVSVYQKAVFKPHSKGKNEVAIPNHLARQFHQEKPLKALVTDLTYVRVGNGWAYVCFIMDLYNREIIGLSVGWHKTAELVKQAIQSIPYALTKVKIFHSDRGKEFDNALIDDVLTAFDIKRSLSQAGCPYDNAVAESTYRAFKIEFVHQETFQTLEELALKTKDYVHWWNHHRIHGSLNYQTPMTKRLTV; encoded by the exons ATGTCTAGAAAAATACGTCGCCACTTCACTGATGACTTTAAGCAACAAATCGTTGACCTTCACCATGCAGGGATGAAACGAAGTGAGCTTATCAAAGAATATGAGTTAACCCCATCAACCTTCGATAAGTGGGTTCGTCAGGCAAAAACAACTGGGTCATTTAAAACGATTGATAATCTGACAGATGAACAGCGTGAACTGATTGAACTCCGAAAACGCAATAAAGAACTCGAAATGCAGCTAGATATCCTAAAGCAAGCGGCAGTGATTATGGCAC CGAAAAGAGAAGTAATCACTGCTAATAAGGATAAATATAGCATTTCAGCTATGTGTCGTTGGTTGAACATTCCTCGTTCTAGCTATTACTACAAGACTGTTAAACCAGTCTCTGAAGCGGAACTTGAAGAAAATATCAAAGCTATTTTTCTCGAAAGTAAGGCCAGATACGGTGCTAGGAAAATCAAGAAATGTTTGGAAAATGAAGGTATCCAGCGGTCTCGTCGTCGGATTCGTCGCATCATGCACAGACTCAACTTAGTATCTGTTTATCAGAAAGCAGTCTTCAAGCCACATTCAAAAGGTAAGAATGAGGTAGCTATTCCTAATCACTTAGCCAGACAATTTCATCAAGAAAAGCCTCTAAAAGCTTTAGTGACAGACTTAACCTACGTTCGTGTCGGTAATGGCTGGGCTTATGTTTGTTTCATTATGGACCTCTACAACCGTGAAATCATTGGCTTATCGGTTGGTTGGCACAAGACAGCAGAGCTGGTGAAACAAGCGATTCAGAGTATTCCTTACGCTCTGACCAAGGTCAAGATATTCCATTCGGACAGAGGAAAAGAGTTCGACAATGCCTTGATAGATGATGTGCTTACAGCCTTTGATATCAAACGCTCACTTAGTCAAGCAGGTTGTCCTTACGACAATGCCGTAGCTGAGAGCACCTATCGCGCTTTCAAAATAGAATTTGTCCACCAGGAAACTTTCCAGACGCTAGAAGAATTGGCCCTTAAAACCAAGGACTATGTCCACTGGTGGAATCACCACCGCATTCATGGTAGTCTAAACTATCAGACGCCCATGACCAAAAGATTAACGGTCTAA
- the dhaK gene encoding dihydroxyacetone kinase subunit DhaK, with protein MKKIMNEATQIVDDMLEGLAFMHSDLVERLDGFDVIVRKAEKTGKVGLISGGGSGHEPSHAGFVGKGMLSAAICGAVFTSPTPDQILEAIKAADEGAGVFMVIKNYSGDIMNFEMAQELAEMEGIEVASVVVDDDIAVENSLYTQGRRGVAGTILVHKILGQAADEGKSLSDIKALADKLVPNIKTIGLALSGATVPEVGKPGFVLEDDEFEYGVGIHGEPGYKKEKMQASKVLADELVTKLADSFQMAEGEKYALLINGLGSTPLMEQYVFANDVAKLLAEKGVDVSYKKIGNFMTSIDMAGLSVTLLKLEEESWRDALDAAVVTAAW; from the coding sequence ATGAAAAAAATTATGAATGAGGCAACTCAAATTGTTGATGACATGCTAGAAGGTTTAGCATTTATGCACTCTGATTTAGTTGAAAGACTAGATGGCTTTGATGTTATCGTACGTAAAGCCGAAAAAACTGGTAAAGTTGGCTTGATTTCTGGAGGTGGTTCAGGTCATGAACCATCACATGCTGGTTTTGTTGGAAAAGGGATGTTGTCAGCAGCTATTTGTGGAGCTGTCTTCACATCACCAACACCTGATCAAATTTTAGAAGCTATTAAAGCTGCTGATGAAGGTGCCGGTGTCTTCATGGTTATAAAAAACTACTCAGGTGACATTATGAACTTTGAGATGGCACAAGAGTTAGCTGAAATGGAAGGTATTGAAGTAGCAAGTGTTGTTGTTGATGATGATATTGCTGTTGAAAATAGTCTATACACACAAGGTCGCCGTGGGGTTGCAGGAACTATTTTGGTTCATAAAATTTTAGGACAAGCTGCTGACGAAGGAAAATCACTTTCTGATATTAAAGCATTAGCTGATAAATTAGTGCCAAATATTAAAACAATTGGTCTAGCTCTATCAGGTGCAACTGTACCAGAAGTTGGTAAACCAGGTTTTGTTCTAGAAGATGACGAATTTGAATATGGTGTTGGTATTCATGGTGAACCAGGCTATAAAAAAGAAAAAATGCAAGCTTCAAAAGTACTTGCTGATGAGCTAGTGACCAAATTAGCTGATAGCTTCCAAATGGCTGAGGGAGAAAAATATGCCTTGCTAATCAATGGTTTAGGAAGTACTCCATTGATGGAACAATATGTTTTTGCTAATGATGTCGCAAAACTTTTGGCTGAAAAAGGTGTTGATGTTTCTTACAAGAAAATTGGTAACTTCATGACCTCAATTGATATGGCTGGTTTGTCAGTGACATTATTGAAACTAGAAGAAGAATCATGGCGTGATGCCCTTGATGCAGCTGTTGTAACAGCAGCTTGGTAA
- the tnpA gene encoding IS200/IS605 family transposase — protein sequence MAQKAHSLSHTKWMCKYHIVFTPKYRRKIIYNQYRSSLGEIFQRLCSYKGVEIIEGHLMPDHVHMLVSIPPRISVSSFMGYLKGKSALMMFDKHANLKYKFGNRHFWAEGYYVSTVGLNEATIKKYIQDQEKHDIAVDKLSVKEYEDPFRDSGK from the coding sequence ATGGCACAGAAGGCACATAGCTTATCACACACAAAGTGGATGTGTAAATATCACATTGTGTTCACCCCTAAGTATAGACGAAAAATAATCTATAATCAATACAGAAGTAGTCTCGGTGAGATTTTTCAGAGACTGTGTAGCTATAAAGGTGTAGAAATAATTGAAGGTCATTTGATGCCAGACCATGTCCACATGTTGGTAAGTATTCCCCCAAGAATTAGTGTTTCAAGTTTTATGGGATATTTAAAAGGAAAAAGCGCACTCATGATGTTTGATAAACACGCCAATCTCAAATATAAGTTTGGTAATCGACATTTTTGGGCTGAAGGTTATTATGTAAGTACAGTTGGATTGAATGAAGCCACAATAAAAAAATACATACAAGATCAAGAGAAACATGATATAGCAGTGGATAAATTAAGTGTAAAAGAATATGAAGATCCCTTTAGGGATAGTGGCAAGTAA
- a CDS encoding IS256 family transposase, with the protein MTQFTTELLNFLAQKQDIDEFFRSSLEIAMNDLLQVELSAFLGYEPYKKEGYNTGNSRNGTYSRQFETKYGLVNLIIPRDRNGEFSPVLLPSYARRDDHLEEMVIKLYQTGVTTREISDIIERMYGHHYSPATVSNITKVTQESVTAFHERSFQTNYSVLYLDGTYLPLRRGTVSKECIHIALGITPEGYKSVLGYEIAPNENNVSWSDLLKRLQNQGLKQVSLVVTDGLNGVDQIIQQAYPMAKQQRCLVHIGRNISSKVKRVDRAPILNQFKQIYRATNLQEAIKLLEQFVSEWKPRYKKVMTSLETTENLLTFYQFPHHIWSSIYSTNLIESLNKEIKRQSKKRVVFPNEEALERCLVSIFEDYNIKFGARIHKGFGVCFDTLDSLFD; encoded by the coding sequence ATGACTCAGTTTACCACAGAATTACTTAACTTCCTAGCGCAAAAACAAGATATTGATGAATTCTTTCGATCCTCTTTAGAAATAGCTATGAATGATCTCTTGCAGGTTGAACTATCAGCTTTCCTTGGATATGAGCCATATAAAAAAGAAGGTTACAATACAGGTAATAGCCGTAATGGGACCTACTCTCGACAGTTTGAAACGAAGTATGGCTTAGTCAATTTAATCATTCCAAGAGATCGAAACGGCGAGTTTTCACCAGTTTTATTACCATCTTATGCTAGACGAGATGACCACTTGGAAGAGATGGTGATTAAACTCTATCAAACTGGCGTTACGACACGCGAAATCAGTGACATTATTGAGCGCATGTATGGTCACCACTACAGTCCAGCAACGGTGTCAAATATCACAAAAGTGACTCAAGAAAGTGTCACTGCCTTTCATGAGCGTTCCTTTCAAACTAACTACTCAGTCTTGTATCTAGACGGAACTTACTTACCCTTGCGACGAGGTACGGTCAGTAAAGAATGTATTCACATTGCACTTGGTATCACGCCTGAAGGGTATAAATCAGTTCTTGGCTATGAGATTGCCCCTAATGAAAATAATGTCTCTTGGTCAGATCTTCTTAAGAGGCTACAAAATCAAGGACTTAAGCAAGTTTCTCTAGTTGTTACAGACGGGCTTAACGGTGTGGATCAAATCATCCAACAAGCCTATCCAATGGCTAAACAGCAACGGTGTCTGGTTCACATTGGTCGCAATATCTCCAGTAAGGTCAAACGAGTAGATAGGGCACCTATTCTAAATCAGTTCAAGCAGATTTATCGTGCCACAAATTTACAGGAGGCTATTAAATTATTGGAACAATTTGTTTCTGAGTGGAAACCTCGTTACAAAAAGGTTATGACATCACTTGAAACAACTGAAAATCTCCTAACTTTCTATCAATTTCCACATCACATTTGGTCTAGTATTTACTCTACAAACTTGATTGAATCACTCAATAAAGAAATCAAGCGACAAAGCAAGAAGAGGGTGGTTTTTCCAAATGAAGAAGCCTTAGAACGATGCCTTGTAAGTATTTTCGAAGACTATAACATTAAGTTCGGAGCTCGTATTCATAAAGGATTCGGAGTATGTTTTGACACACTTGATAGCTTATTTGACTAA
- the dhaL gene encoding dihydroxyacetone kinase subunit DhaL encodes MDVTKTLKWISLFNDKIVANKDYLSELDTPIGDGDHGGNMARGMAAVMAGIEGKEFSDSSEILKIVAMQLLSKVGGASGPLYGSAFMGMAKADVDASPAQLLSAGLDMIKKRGKAVLGEKTMVDVWEPMIAKLEEGDVTSDDVMSLALATKDIVATKGRASYVGERSVGHIDPGSYSSALLFSAMIEAGVK; translated from the coding sequence ATGGACGTTACAAAAACACTCAAATGGATTAGTCTCTTTAATGATAAAATTGTCGCAAATAAAGATTACCTCAGTGAACTAGATACACCAATTGGTGATGGAGATCATGGTGGTAATATGGCTCGTGGCATGGCAGCAGTAATGGCTGGCATTGAAGGTAAGGAGTTTTCAGACTCAAGTGAAATCTTAAAAATTGTAGCCATGCAATTATTGAGCAAGGTTGGAGGAGCTTCTGGTCCTCTTTATGGCTCTGCATTTATGGGAATGGCTAAAGCAGATGTCGATGCAAGCCCTGCTCAATTACTTAGCGCAGGTCTTGACATGATAAAAAAACGTGGGAAGGCTGTGCTAGGAGAAAAGACAATGGTTGATGTCTGGGAGCCTATGATTGCAAAACTTGAAGAAGGTGATGTTACTAGTGATGACGTTATGTCTTTAGCTCTTGCGACAAAAGATATTGTAGCAACTAAGGGACGTGCTTCTTATGTTGGAGAACGCTCTGTTGGTCATATCGATCCAGGTTCATACTCATCTGCTTTACTCTTTTCAGCCATGATTGAAGCGGGGGTGAAATAA
- the dhaQ gene encoding DhaKLM operon coactivator DhaQ: MVTIINQKLDMIDNYYQGLLTAHPHLAHLEGIPLIYNKAFNPNKVPILSGGGSGHEPAHAGFVGEGMLTAAIYGDIFTPPSSQDILKALRFLNKGKGVFVIIKNFEADIREFSQAIHMARQEGILIKYIISHDDISVEPKRNFQMRHRGLAGTIFLHKILGQLSNNGASIEELERTAFQLATEIATIGFATKSARLPNAALPLFELEESHISYGIGIHGEEGYRTVPFHSSEQLAIEVINKLKMKFRWQEGEHFIVLVNNLGTATDLEQAIFLNDINQLLELEGLTVDFVKNGKYMTSLDMTGISVTLCRIKNDTWLESLKAPTNAFAW; this comes from the coding sequence ATGGTTACTATCATCAACCAAAAATTAGATATGATTGATAATTATTATCAAGGCTTACTAACAGCCCACCCCCATTTGGCTCACTTAGAAGGAATCCCACTCATTTATAACAAGGCTTTTAATCCGAATAAAGTGCCAATATTATCTGGCGGAGGATCTGGTCACGAACCTGCCCATGCTGGTTTTGTCGGTGAGGGTATGTTAACTGCAGCAATTTATGGCGACATCTTTACTCCTCCTAGTTCTCAGGACATTTTAAAAGCTCTAAGGTTTCTTAATAAGGGAAAAGGAGTTTTTGTTATCATTAAAAACTTCGAGGCAGACATACGCGAATTTAGTCAAGCTATACATATGGCCCGTCAAGAAGGAATTTTAATCAAATATATCATCTCCCACGATGATATTTCAGTAGAACCTAAACGTAATTTCCAAATGCGACATCGAGGACTGGCTGGAACTATTTTTTTACATAAAATTTTAGGACAATTATCCAATAATGGTGCCAGTATAGAAGAACTTGAACGAACAGCTTTTCAGTTGGCAACAGAGATTGCTACCATTGGCTTTGCTACAAAATCAGCCAGACTTCCTAATGCGGCACTACCACTCTTTGAATTAGAAGAAAGTCATATTTCCTATGGTATTGGAATTCATGGTGAAGAAGGTTATCGAACCGTGCCTTTTCATTCATCTGAGCAGTTAGCTATCGAAGTTATCAACAAATTAAAAATGAAATTTCGCTGGCAAGAAGGCGAACACTTTATTGTTTTAGTTAATAATTTAGGCACAGCAACTGACTTGGAACAAGCTATTTTCCTCAATGACATCAACCAATTGTTAGAACTTGAAGGACTTACAGTTGACTTCGTTAAAAACGGGAAATACATGACAAGCCTTGATATGACGGGCATTTCAGTAACACTATGTCGTATAAAAAATGACACTTGGCTTGAAAGCCTTAAAGCTCCAACCAATGCATTTGCTTGGTAA
- a CDS encoding ABC transporter ATP-binding protein has translation MAMIEVSHLQKNFIKTLKEPGLAGAFRSFMRPQKETFEAVKDLSFEVPEGQILGFIGANGAGKSTTIKMLTGILKPSSGFCRINGKIPQENRQDYVKDIGVVFGQRTQLWWDLALQETYTVLKEIYDVPDKAFQKRMDFLNEVLDLGDFIKDPVRTLSLGQRMRADIAASLLHNPKVLFLDEPTIGLDVSVKDNIRKAITHINQEENTTILLTTHDLSDIEQLCNRIFMIDKGQELFDGTVSELKAKFGKMKSLAFELAPGQENRQSHFASLQNIKVFRKDLQLEIQYDSSYYHTADIIQKTMAEFVVRDLKMTDVDIEDIIRRFYRKEL, from the coding sequence ATGGCAATGATTGAAGTGTCTCATCTTCAAAAGAATTTTATTAAAACCCTTAAGGAACCGGGGTTAGCGGGAGCGTTCAGGTCCTTTATGAGACCACAAAAAGAAACCTTTGAAGCAGTTAAAGACCTTTCATTTGAAGTACCTGAAGGGCAAATATTAGGATTCATTGGTGCAAATGGTGCTGGAAAATCAACAACCATTAAAATGTTAACTGGTATTTTAAAACCAAGCTCTGGATTTTGTAGAATTAATGGTAAAATCCCTCAGGAAAATCGCCAAGACTATGTAAAGGATATTGGTGTTGTCTTTGGTCAAAGAACACAGTTGTGGTGGGATTTAGCTTTACAAGAGACATATACGGTTTTAAAAGAAATCTATGATGTGCCTGATAAGGCTTTTCAAAAGCGAATGGATTTCTTGAATGAGGTTTTAGATTTAGGAGATTTTATTAAAGACCCTGTTCGAACCTTATCTCTTGGTCAACGCATGAGAGCAGATATTGCGGCTTCTTTGTTACATAACCCTAAGGTGCTTTTTTTAGATGAACCGACGATTGGTTTAGATGTATCTGTTAAAGATAATATTCGCAAAGCTATCACTCATATTAACCAAGAAGAAAATACCACAATTTTATTAACCACACATGATTTGAGTGATATTGAGCAACTTTGTAATCGTATTTTTATGATTGATAAGGGTCAAGAACTTTTTGACGGTACTGTCTCTGAGCTTAAGGCGAAATTTGGAAAAATGAAAAGTTTGGCCTTTGAATTGGCACCAGGTCAAGAAAATCGTCAGTCACATTTTGCTAGCTTACAAAATATCAAAGTTTTCCGTAAAGACTTACAGTTAGAAATTCAATATGACAGTTCTTATTACCATACAGCAGATATCATTCAAAAGACAATGGCTGAATTTGTGGTTAGAGATTTAAAAATGACTGATGTGGATATTGAGGATATTATTCGTCGTTTTTACCGAAAGGAGTTGTAA
- a CDS encoding ATP-binding cassette domain-containing protein — MKINKIVHKYSNFELDISQMEIADNQIVGLIGSNGAGKTTLMNVLSRFLVASDAFDVSGLNEDKILYISSDLVPFDYMSVEEFVNIILKYSKSEKKCSTILDELQLQEKRNTQISDLSQGMTKKLSMVNIFINDYDLIILDEPFNRILSIILCKHKSRVFEY, encoded by the coding sequence TTGAAAATAAATAAGATTGTTCATAAGTATTCTAATTTTGAGTTGGATATCAGCCAAATGGAAATAGCAGATAATCAAATTGTGGGTTTGATTGGTAGTAATGGTGCTGGTAAAACGACATTGATGAACGTGTTGTCACGCTTTTTAGTAGCAAGTGATGCTTTTGATGTTAGTGGTTTAAATGAGGACAAAATACTTTACATATCATCTGATCTTGTTCCATTTGATTATATGTCGGTTGAAGAATTTGTCAACATCATTTTAAAGTATTCAAAATCAGAAAAAAAGTGTTCTACAATTTTAGACGAATTGCAACTTCAAGAAAAAAGGAATACTCAAATCAGTGATTTATCTCAAGGAATGACAAAAAAATTGTCAATGGTTAATATTTTTATCAATGATTATGATTTAATTATTTTAGATGAACCATTTAATAGGATACTGTCAATAATTTTGTGTAAACACAAGAGTAGAGTTTTTGAATATTAG